One genomic segment of Carassius auratus strain Wakin unplaced genomic scaffold, ASM336829v1 scaf_tig00214968, whole genome shotgun sequence includes these proteins:
- the LOC113093338 gene encoding filamin-A-interacting protein 1-like isoform X3 yields MRSRSSDTEGPEKRPPKPLAKILNTEKEGSKQELMRKKTRAREEKESGEDKAVSGTLKKPCEMQQRRARLMDLSKEDLIRLLGVMEGEVQAREDIIHMLQSERTRPEVLEAHYGSTVPVKPLQALQRDSLMTSGDLIRDDVYEIPMIELDRLEEKHQETYRRMLEQLLLAEKCHRHTVTELDNEKRKHVDFMNKSDEFTNLLEQERERLKTLLEQEKAYQARKDKDHSKRLEKVQEELVKLKSFALMLVDERQLHVEQIDQQIQKVKDLSKKLHEREQQLELINSKAKEDSQRIQRLELDLEHKTSRFSQEHEEMTTNLAKQEFESRQLRLKMASLSRRIEELEEANRTLQKSEEDLQDLRDKISRGDCGNSGLMAELENLRKRVLEMEGKDEEITKTEAQCKELKRRLQDEENHSRELKLEVEKLQKRMVYLEKLEGAFNLSKSICAQLHNNLEKERNLRKSLVCELETVKHHIKELECSESRLENAETGLKDDLTKLKSFTVVLIDERKNMAERIKQEEQKSEETNKRFKAEQCKVMEVTEKLIEESKKLLKLKSEMEMKVSALTKERDDLKSKLVSEEEKRKDLSIKLCQIQSKMDEQEEAEWESSRNRANVDKVGYPDEDNKVKELTMEIERLRNRLKQLEVVEGDLLKTEDEYDMLEKKFRTEQDKANALSQLLEEMKTQITKNKAIEKGELVSQEAELRLRCKKEEAKTRDLQVDVQALKEKIHELMNKEDQLSQLQVNYTVLQQRFMEEEDKKKNMSQEVLQLTKELEATKRYSRALRPSMNGRRIVDVPLTSTAVQTDADMNKHIEDETPAVFIQKSVLEENQIMSNLRQKGLKKPTVLDRYPPAAAEFGTRKSWNPWMKKKEAVTISQGVQSTKEVNGTTSRSSPELIMSQKPGQPLHIKVTPDHQSSTATLEITNPRAEDFFSSTTIIPTLGLQKPRITIVPTSMMPKSKTNEGPAERTKSPVTITAISRAKSPEKGKGSYSEHPASPLSIITVSATPVSQTSISQEPHEMTTGRAVFKLTPEKQTVPTPIRKYNSNIITTEDNKIHIHFGSPGFKKPQDDRSGSVMVWPNGVSSDSKEMQTGTVLRAPRQTSANVGNMIQGKMTSSITITPITSAPSRPTQSVLLLKCFKMISGGVCSLDSSLSSTERTCSHLAPRQHESPCQKV; encoded by the exons GCTCGTGAAGACATTATCCACATGCTGCAGTCTGAGAGAACACGACCCGAGGTTCTGGAGGCTCATTACGGATCTACGGTTCCCGTCAAACCTCTTCAAGCTCTGCAGAGAGACAGTCTGATGACCAGCGGAGACTTGATCAGAGATGATGTCTATGAGATCCCGATGATAGAG CTGGACCGTTTGGAGGAGAAGCACCAGGAGACGTACAGACGGATGTTAGAGCAGCTGCTCTTAGCTGAGAAATGCCACCGGCACACCGTCACCGAACTGGACAATGAAAAGCGCAAACACGTCGACTTCATGAACAAAAGCGATGAATTCACCAACCTGctggagcaggagagagagag ACTTAAGACACTGTTGGAGCAAGAGAAGGCATACCAGGCTCGCAAGGACAAGGATCACAGCAAACGTCTTGAGAAAGTTCAGGAGGAGCTGGTAAAGTTGAAATCATTTGCCCTGATGCTGGTGGATGAAAGGCAGCTTCACGTTGAACAGATTGACCAGCAAATACAGAAGGTTAAGGATCTCAGCAAGAAGCTACATGAAAGAGAGCAGCAGTTGGAGCTCATCAACAGCAAAGCTAAAGAAGACAGTCAGAGGATCCAAAGGCTGGAGCTCGACCTAGAACATAAGACCTCCAGATTTTCACAGGAACATGAGGAGATGACCACCAACCTGGCCAAGCAGGAGTTTGAAAGTCGACAGCTGCGTCTAAAGATGGCCAGCCTTTCACGCAGGATTGAGGAGTTGGAGGAGGCCAATCGTACGCTACAGAAGTCTGAGGAGGACCTTCAGGACCTGCGGGACAAAATAAGCAGAGGGGATTGTGGGAACTCAGGCCTCATGGCTGAGCTGGAGAACCTTCGGAAGAGAGTTCTAGAAATGGAGGGCAAGGATGAGGAGATCACGAAAACAGAAGCGCAGTGCAAGGAGCTAAAGAGGAGGCTCCAAGATGAGGAAAATCACAGCCGTGAGTTGAAACTAGAGGTTGAGAAACTGCAAAAGAGGATGGTGTACCTGGAGAAACTGGAAGGAGCTTTCAATTTGAGCAAATCTATATGTGCCCAGCTTCACAACAAcctggagaaagaaagaaacttgaGAAAGAGCTTGGTATGTGAGCTGGAAACAGTTAAACACCATATCAAAGAACTTGAGTGCTCAGAATCAAGGCTGGAAAATGCTGAGACAGGTTTAAAGGATGACTTGACCAAACTAAAGTCATTCACGGTGGTCCTAATAGATGAGAGGAAGAACATGGCAGAACGAATAAAACAGGAAGAGCAGAAAAGTGAGGAGACTAACAAACGGTTTAAAGCTGAACAATGCAAAGTCATGGAGGTCACAGAAAAGCTGATTGAGGAAAGTAAGAAGCTTCTTAAACTAAAGTCCGAAATGGAGATGAAAGTGTCCGCTCTTACCAAGGAAAGAGATGACCTGAAATCTAAACTTGTAAGTGAAGAAGAGAAACGAAAGGATCTCAGTATAAAGCTATGTCAGATACAAAGTAAAATGGATGAGCAAGAGGAAGCTGAGTGGGAATCTTCAAGAAACAGAGCTAATGTAGACAAAGTTGGGTATCCTGATGAGGACAACAAGGTGAAGGAGCTTACTATGGAGATTGAGAGACTAAGGAACCGACTTAAACAGCTTGAGGTTGTGGAGGGCGATTTGTTGAAGACAGAGGATGAGTACGACATGCTTGAGAAGAAGTTCAGAACCGAGCAAGACAAAGCCAATGCCCTTTCCCAACTCCTGGAGGAGATGAAGACGCAGATCACCAAGAACAAGGCCATAGAAAAAGGAGAGTTGGTAAGCCAAGAAGCTGAGCTGAGACTACGCTGCAAGAAGGAAGAGGCCAAAACGAGAGATCTTCAGGTCGATGTCCAAGCTCTAAAGGAGAAGATTCATGAGCTCATGAACAAGGAGGATCAATTATCTCAGCTTCAGGTGAACTACACAGTTCTCCAGCAGCGGTTCATGGAAGAGGaggataaaaagaaaaacatgagtCAAGAAGTTCTCCAACTAACTAAAGAGTTAGAAGCCACGAAGCGTTACAGCCGTGCCCTTAGACCCAGCATGAATGGAAGGAGGATTGTGGACGTTCCTCTCACTTCCACTGCAGTACAGACCGATGCAGACATGAACAAACACATCGAAGACGAGACTCCAGCTGTGTTCATCCAGAAGTCTGTTCTAGAGGAAAATCAGATCATGAGTAATCTGAGGCAGAAAGGTCTCAAGAAGCCGACTGTGTTGGACCGTTACCCGCCGGCGGCTGCAGAGTTTGGGACGAGGAAGTCTTGGAACCCTTGGATGAAGAAGAAAGAAGCGGTTACTATCTCTCAGGGAGTTCAATCAACCAAGGAGGTCAATGGAACAACATCACGCTCATCACCAGAACTGATAATGTCTCAGAAACCCGGTCAGCCCCTTCATATTAAGGTGACTCCAGACCATCAGAGCAGCACTGCCACTTTGGAGATCACCAATCCACGTGCTGAAGACTTTTTCTCCAGTACCACCATCATCCCAACTCTTGGGCTGCAGAAACCACGCATAACAATCGTTCCGACTTCTATGATGCCAAAGTCCAAAACCAATGAAGGGCCAGCTGAACGGACAAAGTCTCCAGTCACTATAACGGCCATCTCCAGAGCTAAATCTCCAGAGAAGGGTAAGGGCTCTTACTCGGAGCATCCTGCTTCTCCTCTGTCCATCATAACCGTAAGCGCAACTCCAGTCTCCCAGACGTCCATCTCCCAAGAGCCCCATGAGATGACCACAGGCAGGGCTGTGTTCAAGTTGACCCCTGAAAAGCAGACGGTCCCAACGCCCATCCGGAAATACAACTCCAATATTATAACCACAGAGGACAACAAGATCCACATCCACTTTGGGTCACCAGGGTTCAAGAAACCTCAGGACGACAGAAGTGGTTCAGTTATGGTTTGGCCTAATGGTGTAAGTTCAGACAGCAAAGAGATGCAAACGGGGACAGTTCTGCGCGCTCCCAGACAGACGTCAGCTAATGTCGGAAACATGATCCAAGGAAAGATGACCAGCAGCATCACAATAACCCCCATCACCTCGGCCCCATCCAGACCTACTCAATCTGTG TTGCTtctgaaatgtttcaaaatgatatCAGGGGGTGTCTGCTCCCTAGATAGCTCTCTTTCAAG CACGGAACGGACGTGCAGTCATCTCGCTCCACGGCAACACGAATCCCCATGTCAAAAGGTATGA